In Antennarius striatus isolate MH-2024 chromosome 10, ASM4005453v1, whole genome shotgun sequence, one DNA window encodes the following:
- the LOC137602502 gene encoding SLC35A4 upstream open reading frame protein-like, with protein MGNDKDPLQHLKDLTQLKNQLEDIQRRVESEVSAGIPQGGSVLGSPFLKGFLSGYLVARLRSSAILGVLLGTITGMYAAQNYDVPNIERTVKEYLNGLKKGPK; from the exons ATGGGAAATGATAAG GATCCCCTCCAACATCTCAAAGATCTAACGCAGCTAAAGAATCAGTTGGAGGACATCCAGAGGCGAGTGGAAAGCGAAGTGTCGGCAGGAATTCCTCAG GGAGGCTCAGTGTTGGGATCTCCATTTCTGAAGGGGTTTCTGTCCGGCTATCTGGTGGCCAGGCTTCGCTCCTCTGCCATCCTGGGAGTGCTACTGGGAACCATCACTGGCATGTATGCAGCACAGAACTATGATGTACCCAACATTGAAAGGACCGTAAAAGAGTATTTAAACGGCCTGAAAAAAGGGCCCAAGTAA